The DNA window ttttaagataTAGAATTGCATATCTTGAAAGTTTAGAATGTAAAGTGTTCTAGCATTAACACAAAGTTTGAGGAAGGGACACACTAAATTAACTTGATAATTACCTCAGCTGCTCATTCTATGGCtaaaaaattacacaaaaataaatataggtGTAAGTTTTATAGTTGTAATTTTGATCAGAGTTTTAAatctctttgtttttgttttttttgtaagCAGCATTTAAATATTCACTGTAAATACAAAACACGCCGAATAAatcaagattttttaaaataaaaaagttagtaAAACGAAGAgttaattattcttaaattaagataataaaatagatatttcatgagaattataaatttaattgtaattaactCCTcactttattattttagtaagtATCTAAATTTCATGTTTGCTTTAGCGTAACACATGCTtttaatgcaagtaaaaataAGTTATTTGGTCAGATTAAatggtctttttctttttttttcaaagaaaatattGCACAAATAATATCTATGATATCTAGTTAGCAGTAGTTACTACTCAATAATTGAGTCTAAAACACAATAGgtgaaaaatactaaaataattaagatataaattattatttttactcataaaaatttataatattaataaatttatttatgaaaatttagcatattgataaatttattttattcagaaAAATTTATAGTTATTGTTGAcatataaagacaatcatgaGTAGAtacaaaactaattttatttatttctaaataaaagtaatttactCATAATATATCCTTATCAATTCCTCTCAATTTAGCCTTTATATAATTACAATTCTACTATGTATGTATTTTTATAGCAAATATCATCTTAATATAGTAACAATCAAAtacgttatatatatatattttttaaatacacaATTAATTCATCAGAACTACAGTAATAGTACCCTAATAATATTTTGCATACAATTATATCATAGAAAACATTTTAAGTGCATCGGAGAATACCGGTGTACCAGTTGTTTTAACCGttgatttgaattaatatatattatatattttttataattcagatcAACGGTTAAAATAACTAGTGCActgataaattattttatttaaaatatataaagatagTTAAGTTTTTTAGAGGAACTTAGACATTGTGGGAGTTTTTTGTCATTTGAAGCTTTCTATGGACAATCATATccgtttttttattaatttttcaaaaactattttatcaataatatattattttatcagCTCTAAAATCTTTCTGAGTGTCAAGTAtcgatttaatatttttctctatTAATTATGTGTTGAAAAAGGGTTTTACAAGGAAACAGTGGAAGAAAGATGAGATAGGTTTTATGAAGGGTTTAGAGAGTTCCTCTTGAAGGCTTTAGAGGCGGCTGCTACTTCTTGCGCCTCTCACTCACCACATTCTAACTTATTTTCTCGGGAAAATCCCCCCGTCACTTTCTCATGACCCAAACACCATCAACCTGCAACTAAGCTCTCTCGATCTCACGCTTCCACCGTCGCAAAAATGTGGACCTACTTAGCGAAGCGAGCTTCCTCAACCAAGTTCAAGCTACCCTNNNNNNNNNNNNNNNNNNNNNNNNNNNNNNNNNNNNNNNNNNNNNNNNNNNNNNNNNNNNNNNNNNNNNNNNNNNNNNNNNNNNNNNNNNNNNCCGGCAGGACCCAGATACTACCAGGGTTCCAGTTTTTGGGTTTCGATAAAGTTGGAGTCTTTGCACCGAGAAACGAACTGGGTGGATCCAGTTTTTCGTTTTCTGAGGAACACTTTGGTTTTTCTAAGTACTTGAGGTTAGCTAGATATTATGGTAGCGCTGCTGAGGCTATTGAATCCACTACTGATACGGAAGATGATTGTCCCACTTCCAATGAGGTTCAGAAATTGTTGGAGCATATGttgaaggaagaagagaagggaAAAGCAAAAGCCCAAGTGGAAACGAAGAACGGTAGTGTTGAAGGCATGGCTAACTACAAGTTCAAGATGCTTCGGAAGAGGCAGATAAAGGTAGAGACTGAGGCATGGGAAGAGGCAGCTAAAGAGTATCAGGTATAGAAGATGGTGGAAAATTGAAAACTtcaaatttatatgtatatatgtcaGATACTTTGTAGTAGCACTAAATTCAATCAGCCCAATTTGATTGAAAGTCTCCGCTTAATAGACCAAGTGTACCCAATTGCATATATATCTAGTTATATCCCAATTTTAAAAGGATTTGATACTTAATCTTCTCATTTTGATCATGAGGGTATTGCAGGATTCAACAGTTAGATTGATGAAATTTAGTGTCTCTAAGCATATATAAAGGAAGTTAGCAAGTTAGAAAAGCATAATGTGTTCTTTAATggcaattttttgttttctgaaattCGGCATGTTTTGATCGCCAGGATAATATTACGGTATCAACAGTTAGTTTGTTGAAATTTACTGTCTTTAACAATTTATTCAATGAAGTATATAAAATAGCCCTTGGTGTAACTGGATCTATTTCCTAGGGgtaagagagagagggagaggtgTGGTGTGTAACCTAAGTAACTTAACTAACTAAAGTCATATTCGATATCAGGAGCTATTGGATGACATGCGTGAGCAGAAGCTTGCACCCAATCTGCCTTACATGAAATCGTTATTCCTTGGTTGGTTTGAGCCTTTGAGGAATGCAATTGCTGCTGACCAAGAGTATTCCAAACGCAATGTGCATAGGTTGAGCCATGCTCCTTATTTCAATGAGTTGCCTGCAGAGATGATGGCTGTGATCACAATGCACAAGTTGATGGGGTTGTTGATGACCAACAGTAATGGAGTAGGCAGTGCCAGAGTGATCCAAGCTGCTTGTCAAATAGGTGAAGCCGTTGAACACGAGGTATGAAATATTGATCTGATAAGGGAAACAATCTAATATTTGAGCTATAATTTGTATGGTAATTCCAGTAATCTAGTTTGGTTATGTGTCGTGAAACTTCCCTTGTGTTACAATCTCACAAACGTCAATGCTCAGTCAGATGAAGGCTATGGTTAATACAGTGCTAATGTCGCTTGGATTTTGTGTTCAGAAATAATGTGGTCAATTCCTGTTTTTTGGTTCAAATTAGATTGTTTCTTCTATGAATTCAAAATAATCAAGTTTTCAACTTTTCATTAACTGAAACTGTAACCTTGTATGTGGATCAGGCAAAGATATACAGATTTATGGAGAAGACAAAAAACACGAAGAGTGCAAATGCCGACAAGCCTGATGGAGGATGTGCTCCTGAATCCATAGAAACGGGCAAACTgaaggaagagaaagagaaaatggCTAAGGACCAGAAGAGACTCAGGAAAAAGGTTTCCATGTTGATGAAAAAACAGAAGCAGCAGCAAGTGTTGGGAATTGTTCGGGGTCTAGATGCTTCAAAGCCTTGGGGACAGGAAGGTCAAGTAAAGGTTTGTGATGTTCTTGTTGTACCGACGAACATCGCATGGaagatatcttatttttattttatgacaTAGTTATTTTGAATTCCAGGTTGGTTCCCGTTTGATGCAATTGTTAATAGAATCAGCTTACATTCAACCGCCTGCTAATGAAATTGGAGATGCTCCACCAGATATATACCCTGCATTTAAGCATACTCTTAGAACTGTGACAAGTGATTCTCAGTGAGATTTGTAGCTCCTCTCTTTAATCTTTTTTGTCACAATCAGTGTCTTTAATGTTCTACTTCTCTTTTGTTTCTCACCTGAATACTTTTTGCTTGATTAGGAGTAGGAGATATGGTGTTATTGAATGTGACCCACTGGTGCTCAAGGGCCTTGAGAAGACTGTAAGTGACATTTTAAGGTCTCATATCCACATTTCTGAGTAGGTTATTTAGACAgattttgtgtctctgtatGTCCAACATCACATTTTCTTTCATACATTGAAATTCATGAAGTGATGCTAACTTCAAACTGTATTTACATCAACAGGCTAGGCATATGGTCATGCCCTACATGCCAATGCTGGTTCCGCCTATTAACTGGACAGGGTACTTCATAtactttttcttaaataattttatttgtaatattCTGCAAAGCTCATTGAACCTTTGGCCTTTGTTAGcctagtttattttatttgcataaAGCCAAGTTGCTCAAAGTTTTTGCAACTAGCAACATTTGAATCATAAgttcctttttgttttctatttggGATAGCAGAAATTCAAAGATATTTGCTGTTCCAATGTCatagccttttttttttttaattcagatCATAATGGCACAAAGCTTGAACTTGTTCAGCCAATTAGGTTGAACTGTTTTGAttgctaatttatttatttatttatttttggcgAAAATGTTGCAATATTTTGTAGGTATGACAAAGGAGCATACTTGTTTTTGCCATCATATGTTATGAGAATACATGGAGCAAAACAGCAACGTGAAGCAGTTAAACGGGCTCCGAGGTGTCAAGAAATTAATTCTATTATCATTTATGGTCAGGCCCTTAATACTCTTGGCAGCACCAAATGGAGGATAAACAAAAGGGTGCTCAATGTTATAGATCAAATATGGGCTAACGGGGGATGTCTTGCTGACTTGGTGGATCGGGAAGATGTGAGTACCCGACAAACTTTGTTGCTATGTTATTTGTCTTACCCCCATATACCTTCAAACCTTAGCCCATTCAACTTCATGAAAATGATCATGATTTATAATTGCTTCACAGCAAAGATTTgtatatatacaaataaaatatttccaTGTCACCAAATAATTAGATATGGCAATTTTGATACTCCTTTTACCCTTGCAGAAAGAAACTAAAGCTGCTTAAAAGAGAGTAGAAATTAAACTGACTTGGGTGGATGAGTCAATATGTTTTGACACTATTTCATCTTAATCTTAAAGGTTCCCCTTCCAGAAGAACCAGATACAGAGGATGAATCAGAAATCCGAAAATGGAAGTGGAAGGTCAAAGCTGCCAAGAAGGAGAATAATGAGAGACATTCACAACGATGTGACATTGAGCTTAAACTTGCCGTAAGAAGTCTCCTAATATTCTTCAAATAGACTAGTAATATGAAATTATTTCCATGAGAGAGAACATGTCAGCACCAACACATTGGCTAATTTTG is part of the Arachis duranensis cultivar V14167 chromosome 1, aradu.V14167.gnm2.J7QH, whole genome shotgun sequence genome and encodes:
- the LOC127745724 gene encoding DNA-directed RNA polymerase 1, mitochondrial-like (The sequence of the model RefSeq protein was modified relative to this genomic sequence to represent the inferred CDS: added 78 bases not found in genome assembly); this encodes MWTYLAKRASSTKFKLPSESFYLPSSSNSRSFSRHSNFLEKIKPGRTQILPGFQFLGFDKVGVFAPRNELGGSSFSFSEEHFGFSKYLRLARYYGSAAEAIESTTDTEDDCPTSNEVQKLLEHMLKEEEKGKAKAQVETKNGSVEGMANYKFKMLRKRQIKVETEAWEEAAKEYQELLDDMREQKLAPNLPYMKSLFLGWFEPLRNAIAADQEYSKRNVHRLSHAPYFNELPAEMMAVITMHKLMGLLMTNSNGVGSARVIQAACQIGEAVEHEAKIYRFMEKTKNTKSANADKPDGGCAPESIETGKLKEEKEKMAKDQKRLRKKVSMLMKKQKQQQVLGIVRGLDASKPWGQEGQVKVGSRLMQLLIESAYIQPPANEIGDAPPDIYPAFKHTLRTVTSDSQSRRYGVIECDPLVLKGLEKTARHMVMPYMPMLVPPINWTGYDKGAYLFLPSYVMRIHGAKQQREAVKRAPRCQEINSIIIYGQALNTLGSTKWRINKRVLNVIDQIWANGGCLADLVDREDVPLPEEPDTEDESEIRKWKWKVKAAKKENNERHSQRCDIELKLAVARKMKDEDGFYYPHNLDFRGRAYPMHPHLNHLGSDLCRGVLEFAEGRPLGKSGLHWLKIHLANLYAGGVDKLSYEGRIAFTENHVNDIFDSADRPLEGNRWWLQAEDPFQCLAACINLSQALRSPNPEATISHMPVHQDGSCNGLQHYAALGRDKLGAAAVNLVCGDQPADVYSGIAARVLEIMKRDAEKDPKTNPNALHAKRLISQVDRKLVKQTVMTSVYGVTYIGARDQMKRRLKERCAIEEDSELFAAACYAAKTTLTALEEMFEAARSIMGWLGDCAKVIATTNQAVRWTTPLGLPVVQPYRQLGRHLIKTSLQILTLQRETDKVMGKRQRTAFPPNFVHSLDGSHMMMTAVACKKAGLNFAGVHDSYWTHACDVDDMNRILREKFVELYEAPVLENLLESFEKNFPTLKFPPLPERGDFDLREVLESPYFFN